The Oncorhynchus mykiss isolate Arlee chromosome 17, USDA_OmykA_1.1, whole genome shotgun sequence genomic interval GACGAGGAGCTGCTTTCAGAACGCCTGGGACAGAACctggtgggggaggagggagagggaggagagtatggggggggggggggggagagggatggggaggagagtaaggggaggagagagagggatggggaggagagggatggggaggagaggaatgggatggggaggagagtaaggggaggagagagagggatggggaggagagggatggggaggagaggaatgggatggggaggagagggatggggaggagagggagagggatggggaggagagggagagagaggagagggatggggaggagagggagagggatggggaggagagggagagagaggagagggatggggaggagagggatggggaggagggaggagaggggttggACAAAGAGGAAGGAGGACGTGGGTTAaagaaagaaaatacattttggggTGGTAAAAAGTTGAGTGTAAACTTAATGACTAAAACCAGATGTAAAGTATGTAGTAGATATAGTGGAGCCATTTATCTTGAAGATCATCTTttagaactaacaatcaccaaaataaaaagtACACAGTCAGGGAGAAGTTCAAAACCTCTCATGTCATTGATTGGTGGCTTATAACGTGTATTTATACTATGGCGAAAtgtgtaaaactgcaaaaaaaaaatctttaaaaacGGATATTTTTTTCtgtcagcctcatggcaaaacgTGTAGAATTGGAAGAAATTAGGTTTAAAACAGCAAAAACAAAAAAGTACCGTACCATTGGCCACACCCACTAACATGGCCACACCCACTAACATggccaccctcctctctccccaactTCAATTCAAGAGCAATAACAGTCACCACACAGAATTTGAAACTACCTCTTTCGGGGTGGAGAGCGAGACCTGGAtcgagaggaggaggatgaggaagatgacGATGAAGAAGGGGACCTAGAGCTAGAGTCCGAGCATGAAGACCTTGTCCGATAGCGCCGGGACGACCTCCTACCTCTGGCAGGGGGACTGggtgaaggaggggaggggatgcAGGGGTTGGTTCTCTCTTCCTGTGTCTCCCCTGCAGTAATGGCATCCGTCCTAGAGGGGGAGCTCTCTGTAGATGGCGGAGCAGAGTCTGAGGGAAGTTGTGTCTCTGGAACAGTCCTGGAGTCCACCGGCTGCTGCTGCCACAAATATTTCCCAGAGTTCTGTGTGCCGGGCACTGAGGAGGGGTTGGGAATTGGTTGATGGTCGGGGAGTATGGTTTGTCTTTTGCTGCATAACATAGTAGTATTACTGCCTGGTTGATCCTGAGATAGACAGTAGTCGTGGTCTGAGGAGACAGATACTGGTGTCTGGAACTCAGGGGGGGTGACAGGGGgctttggggggagggggtgggccTTTTTGGGTGGTAGAGGACGGGGGTTGATGATTTGGATGGCCTTGTGAGGGAGAGGTTTGGGGGTCGCCGGTTGCTTCCTCTGAGGTGCGACAGGGGTAAGTGGTTTCCAGCGCGGCTGTGCAGGGGCCTGTTCCTGAGTGCTGAGAACATTCTGGGTGCTGAGAGGTTCCTGAGTATCGCAACGTTCCAGAGTTCTGAGGGGTTCCGGAGTTCTGAGGGGTCCCGGAGTTCTGAGGGGCTCCGGAGTTCTGAGGGGTCCCGGAGTTCTGAGGGGTCCCGGAGTTCTGAGGGGCTCCGGAGTTCTGAGGGGTTCCGGAGTTCTGAGGGGCTCCGGAGTTCTGAGGGGTCCCGGAGTTCTGAGGGGCTCCGGAGTTCTGAGGGGCTCCGGAGTTCTGAGGGGTCCCGGAGTTCTGAGGGGTCCCGGAGTTCTGAGGGGTCCCGGAGTTCTGAGGGGTCCCGGAGTTCTGAAGGGCTCCAGAGTTCTGAGGGGCTCCGGAGTTCTGAGGGGTTCGAGTGTGTTGACAAGTTCTGGAAAGCCAGTGGGTGCTGGAAGACAGAGTTTATCTTGGGTGCTGAGGAGATAGGCACCCAGCAGTGTCAGCATCCCTGGAAAGAAAGCAACAAACCAGATGATGAACTGAAGTTCTGTTCTAAAGCATGAGAATAACCACAGCAAAGTCCTCTGAGTAACTGTGCTGACTAGACTAGAAATGAAGTCGAAGAACAGTTTcatcccaaatggtgccctattccctttatagtgcactacttttgaccagtgcccatatatggctctggtcaaaagtagtgcactaaggaGGTAATAGGGTGCAAGTCTCCAGGCAGAGTCCTTCCATTAACTCACCTTCAGTGTTGTTGCTCGGCTCTTCATCTCTAACAGGGCTCCTATCTGGACTGCCTTCAGGTTCACTCTCAGTCTCCTCTTTGGCTGTGGGAAGAGACACAGACATGGGGGAGGCAAGATCAGGGGTTCCatcttagagtaggagtgctgatttaggatctgTTGTGCCTTTTTCCATCACCATGTTcaagattttttacattttacctttatttaaccatttaggctagttgagaacaagttctcatttacaactgtgacctggccaagataaagcaaagcagtgcgacacaaacaacaacacagagttacacatggagtcaacaagcgtacagtcaataacacaatagaaaaaaagaaagtctatatacagtgtgcaaatggcgtgaggaagtaaggcaataaataggccgtagtagtgaagtaattacagtttagcagattaacactggagtgatggatgaaTACGAATACgacgatgatgtgcaagtagagatactggtgtgcaaaagaggaGAAAAGTagataaaaacaatatggggatgaggtaggtagattggatgggctatttacagatggactatagGTATGTAAGATGACAAGGACAGAGGATGTGTGCATCAACCAAATCAATACATCTTAATGCAAATCCCAGAATGGATGGGGCGTAGTATAGCtggaagaagaaagggagagagttaACAAAACCCCACTGATCCCTCACTCACCTTGTGTTTCCTCAAACCGCTCCAGAAGGCTGGTCAGATCTGTGGCTTGGATTCCTGCAACGCGACCAAGAGAAATCAGTTTCTGAATGCAGGGACAGTAGCAGTTCGTCGAGGTGAACTTTCTGCTGGTCTAGTGCTCTAAACTGCTTCCTCCAGAACACCACAGCAGCATGGGTTCTAGTCCAGAACCCTGCTATTTCAGCAGCATGGGTTCCAGTCCAGACCCCTGCTATTTCAGCAGCATGGGTTCCAGTCCAGACCCCTGCTATTTCAGCAGCATGGGTTCCAGTCCAGACCCCTGCTATTTCAGCAGCATGGGTTCCAGTCCAGACCCCTGCTATTTCAGCAGCATGGGTTCCAGTCCAGAACCCTGCTATTTCAGCAGCATGGGTTCCAGTCCAGACCCCTTCTATTTCAGCAGCATGGGTTCCAGTCCAGAACCCTGCTATTTCAGCAGCATGGGTTCCAGTCCAGACCCCTGCTATTTCAGCAGCATGGGTTCCAGTCCAGAACCCTGCTATTTCAGCAGCATGGGTTCCAGTCCAGAACCCTGCTATTTCAGCAGCATGGGTTCCAGTCCAGACCCCTGCTATTTCAGCAGCATGGGTTCCAGTCCAGAACCCTGCTATTTCAGCAGCATGGGTTCCAGTCCAGACCCCTGCTATTTCAGCAGCATGGGTTCCAGTCCAGAACCCTGCTATTTCAGCAACTCTTTCATCTCCATCTTTCCTATCGGAAAAATATGAGTGGGACTGCCCCACCCCttacaaaatatttaaaaaaacatttttttacctttatttaactaggcaagtcagttaagaacaaattattattttcaatgacggcctaggaacagtgggttaactgcctgttcaggggcagaatgacagatttttaccttgtcagcttgggggatttgaacttgcaacctttcggttactaggctacctgcctctaaccactaggctacctgcctctaaccactaggctacctgcctctaaccactaggctacctgcctctaaccactaggctacctgcctctaaccactaggctacctgcctctaaccactaggccacctgcctctaaccactaggccacctgcctctaaccactaggcctaaTCAAATATATGTTTAAAGCTTTGACTCCTTCAGCTGAACATGGAGACAACAATCTCTTTCTGAATGGGTCTTAGAAAGAATTTGACACAGGATATCAAAGTAATCacaaattatacatttttgttaattTCACACCAGCTCTAACTAAATCACAAATCATCTACTTTTAGCTATAGCTTAATTAGCTTTATCTGAAGAAATACATACTCACGGTgtagtttcccctaggtacagatctaggatcagagtCCACTCCcccaaacctaaccttaacctgtagtaagtaaaatgctaaactgacccaaaaTCAGTCAACAGTCAATCAGTTCACCCTAGAACAAAATATATTGTTTATATGTGTGTTATGGCTCATCTGGCTTACCTGTGCCGCAGGTGGTGGTCTGTATGCAGGTGTTACTCTCTGGAGAGGTGGACAGTCGGACATAGGGGAGGTTACCAAGGGCTAACCGCTTTGCCCTCTCCATCTCTGGGTAAGGAGTAACGgcatgggtgggtggatggactgAGGGGCTGGACGATGGACTTGCCATTACTGGTGCACTTGGGGAAAACTTGGAACCTTCTGGTACGGTCCTGGACGATGGACTTGCCATTACTGGTGCACTTGGGGAAAACTTAGACCCTTCTGGTACTGTCTCGATTCCTTTCCCTGGGCTGAGAGAGCGAGGCTGATCCCCTTGTTTCGTGGTCTCTGCAGTGTTTTGGGTGTGAAGTGCTTTCCGCGATGGTTGTTTGGTGGAGAACCTCCGCTGGATCTCAAGGAGGAGACTGGTGCTCTTCAGGCTTGGATCCCGGTTGCAGAACACCATTTTGGGCGTGGGCGCCGGAGACTCCTGGGtggtggatggaggtagagattGTTCCTGCTCCTGCTTCTCCTGGTTGGTCCCACGGCTTCTATCAAATCCATCCAAAGATGGACGGGTTCCTGGTAGTGGGACCAGGACAGGGTTTGGGGGGTCGCTACTGACCACAACAGCACTCTTTTCTGGGCTAGTCCTGTTCTGGTCCAGACCCGCCACTGAGTTGGAGTTCAGGTTGGGACTTGGTAAGGGACTAGCAGGAGAGATGGTCTCAGTCCAAATAGGCTTTAATACACCAACATAATTCGCAGATTTAGCTTCCATTGAGTTGCGTTTGGGCTTTAAAGCTGAGCTGGTAGGAGGAGTCTTAGTCCCACTTCTAACAGGCTTTGATCCATTGATGCCAATGGCTTTACCAGGTTTACTGGGACAAGCAGGAGAGACCATCTTCGTCCTTGTCTTAGATATAGGCTTGAATCCACTGACATCACCCCCTGTTTTACTTCCTAGGTAATGATGTGTAGGATGTGTGGTCGTTGGTCCCCACATGTTATATTTAGGTCCTTGTAAATAGGGTATAGGAGGCAACTCCGTGGGGGTTTCGGGTAGAGAGGGCCATTTGGTGGTGTAATTCTCAGGTTTCCCCACCAGGGGTAGTCTTTGCTGGCGCAGCAGGCGGTACTGCTGGAGACTGAGGGCCGGTCTGGGCTTGGACTCGCCTCGCTGTGGTGGAGGCTCCGACGACGACGTATCTCCGGTCCTTTCAGACAAGTCAGTTACAACCTGATGATGGTTGTCCTTTGAAGACGCTGCTGAAGACTCCGGAGAGGATGTGGTGAGGGAAATGGTCGTTGTTTTGGTGTTGAAGTCAAAAATGGGGATTTGGCTGGTGAGCTCGCTCAAGTCCGGGAGCACGTTTAAGTCAGGTTCGTCTGCTGCCGGTAGCTCGTAGGATGTCACCCGGACAGGTCCGAAGGTCACTCTTTTTTTGTTCTTGGTCTTCTGGCCTTCTTTGGGCCCGTCCCACTTCACAAGTAGACTTTTTAGTTGCTTCACTTCTTCACCTTTACTTCCCtgttctccatccccctctttctcatCCTTCATCCCTCCTACCGAGGGACACTCGTCATCTGATCCGTCCACATCAATTTCCTCGTCGCTCTCTTCCGAACCAGGCTTTGTATACCTCCACACCTCGCCCTCCAGGGGTACACTCTGGTCCGCGCTCCGTTCCCCCAGGGAGGAGGCCTCCTGCCTGGATGTGCCGACCCAGTCCTTCCCCTCCTCATCCAGGCACACCCTCAGGCAGTAGGGATGCATGAGTTTCACCAGGTCCACCAGGGACACTGTAGAGGAGTAGCCATGGTCCTTCTCTACAGAGTTCAGCGCTCTCACTTCTGATCGGTCGAGGGAGAGTTCTCCCGAGTCCTGATTGGTCAGATTGAAGCCCTGAGGCGGGCTGTGAATGTGGACCTTGCCgccgccctcctcctcctcctctccatcgctcCTCTGTATGGATGTGGAAGAGCCCTGGGCTCTGGGAGTTAGCCTAGTCCTCCAGGGTCTGTCTGGAATGACCGTCTCAACCTGGAAGGAAGAACGACGGCAAGACTGTTACTCCAGCTATGCTCATAATCGCGCTCGCTATTGCTCTATTTTTAATAAAGATATCATTCTCTATATTATTTTTCATGACAAACTCAATACCATAGTGTAGTACACTAATATTTTTTGTATATAATTTCCAAACTATGACACAACCCAATCCCATACAAATGTATGTCAAATTCATTATGATAGGCATTTTATTTAGTACATTAAAACGAATGTAAATCTTTAACCGTTTTTCTTATTCGAAATCAAACAAGTTACTCCAGTGCAGGGCTCGTCCTACGGTACTCATAACCTCCAGAGGAATATTTATCTTGCACAGAAATAGATAAACAATTCTACAATGGGGTTGACAGATGTTTCTATTCATAACTCGCTTTGTTTGCAGAGGAAAAGTAAATGTTGACTGttccagcatcttcaaagtgcGCCTCGACAGAAATAGTTTTTTTAATTAACGTGACTGCCAATGGTCCCTCTACGGTGAGCGGTTGCACAGCTCGCCTCGGACTGTCACGCAGATGAAATATCATCCCgcgcagagaagcacgagattgaacttcgcTCGACTTTCTAGAGTTTACCCCGTTAGTTAACACTGTCAactgtctgaaggacaagtggatgaaCAGGTTCATGTCGAGACCTACATGTTTTTATTCCCAAGTCTCATGGGATGTAGGCCTgtattgaacaccacacattggctgctactgtaggctgaatgattgaacagctatttccatgttaaaatgttatgggaggCATTTGTCTCCCTTGTTTTTAAATGGTAGGCTACTCTggtaggctactaggctactcTGGTAGGCTACTCTggtaggctactaggctactctggtaggctactaggctactctggtaggctactaggctactcTGGTAGGCTACTCTGGTAGGCTACTCTGGTAGACCTACAtgatgatcaaatagccacagtagcctactcactaacttaaagctggtacagcctcagtgGTCACAATAAACGCACgccggaagttgcacagaatgtTCCAGTTTGCGGTCAGCAGACCTGAAATGTGCTCGGTGACGGGGAAAGGCGAAGCGCCACAGCTAAATGACTGTCCTGCAACAGAAACAGGTTACTCCAAATGGAAAAACGTTTTGGGATCAAaacgagtttctattggacaaattcaagtaGGACCCTCCCCATTTCATTATGTTTGCTTCTTAAACAGTAAACGGTTTCCGTTGCAATACGTAATAAATACACCCCAGGATAGTTACAAAAtccctccaggaacagggttagagtgaaaacctacaggaggctgtctctccaggaacagggttggagtgaaaacctacaggaggctgtctctccaggaacagggttggagtgaaaacctacaggaggctgtctctccaggaacagggttggagtgaaaacctacaggagggtgtctctccaggaacagggttggagtgaaaacctacaggcgggtgtctctccaggaacagggttggagtgaaaacctacaggagggtgtctctccaggaacagggttggagtgaaaacctacaggagggtgtctctccaggaacagggttggagtgaaaacctacaggagggtgtctctccaggaacagggttggagtgaaaacctacaggagggtagctctccaggaacagggttggagtgaaaacctacaggagggtagctctccaggaacagggttggagtgaaaacctacaggagggtgactctccaggaacagggttggagtgaaaacctacaggagggtagctctccaggaacagggttggagtgaaaacctacaggagggtgtctctccaggaacagggttagagtgaaaacctacaggagggtgtctctccaggaacagggttggagagcactCTTCTAGTGGTTCTTTTATCATTGAAATTACCTCTGTAAACCTAGATTAACGGGTGGGATTACCAGTAGTAGTACGGCTAATCctaatctgacacacacacttccataaAACAGAAAGGGATGAGGTTTCTACCTTTCCAAcagatgaagagggggatgaagatGAAGAGGGGGTCTTTATGGAACGAAAGAGTGCTTCTTTATCAGGTGGAGACCGTGTTAAACTCAGCAGCCGCCTCAACTGGAGAAACACACCAAACAGGAGAAATACAGTAATTACAAAACAACAATCACATTGTTCTCCCACAGACACACCATTTTCAGCATGATTTATAGATAACACCAAAATAAAAGCAGTACCCCTGATTCTCATCAAATCAAGAACACCTGGGACTGTTTTCACACAGCGTCTCAGAGCAGGACCGCTGGTTACCAAGAACACCTGGGACTGTTTTCACACAGCGTCTCAGAGCAGGACTGCTGGTTACCAAGAACACCTGGGACTGTTTTCACACAGCGTCTCAGAGCAGGACCGCTGGTTACTCTTAATTCTCAATTAATTctgaatcacacacacagacccacacttGGTTTTACCCACCGGGGAGTTGTCCCGTAGCCTCTGGTCAGAGAAGAGCCCAGTGTCAGGCAGGGTGTCAAAGGGAGACAGGGTCTCATCGTCAACACTGTCCAGGATCTCTGTTAGAGCCGTCAACAACGTGGACTCACTCTCCTCATCCAGTCTGCTCCTAGTctaaaaaaaacaaatgaaataaatTGAATTAATTAAAAATAGTATAAATGGCATCTCTCATTTCTGTGACGGGAAACAATAGTTTCAGAGGAGTGTTTCTAATTGGACAAGTTCATGTAAACCAGGAGTTTTTCTGCACACGACTCCAAATTGACACTAGAAAATGCAGGGGACCCCACTTGGAAACATGATATTTCCTAGTTAACGCTGTGTGTTGATATTTACTCCACTTTAGGCCCCGCAGGCTGTCCCAACCCATCATAATGACATGAAAGGGCATTCTAATAGTGTAAAAGGCCCTTAGTCGACACTAAAAGGTTGTACTCTATACCCATTACAAGATTCAAAAAAATCTTAATTTGTTTGATAAGATCACACATTTTCTCAGGGGACCCCAGATTGGGTCCCGACCtgaagtttgggaaccactgatgtaGAACCTGTCTCAGATGGGAACAGGGTCTACATCAGGGGCGTATTCATTACAGAAACCATTTAAGACCCAAACTGTACCAAACAAcaaaatgagagtttctattagACAAATTCAGGTAGTTCCCTCCCTGTTTCATTTGCCTTCTTTTAAGAAACGTTTTACAACAGAATCAGCGTAATGAATACGCCCCAGTATATCTGAATGTTTGGCCAACATTGTGTCCTGATGCTGACCTCTACAGCTACGGCGGAGTCTTCAAACATTGCCAGGATGGAAGGGTCCAGGCAGGAGTGCGTGTCCATGTCCAGATCACTGACTTCCCCTTTACCCAGGACAGCCTGTAACAAGCAACAAGATCAGAAAGGGAGAACAAGTTTAATGACGAGTCAGGCAAATAGGCTGCCCAATTATTGGgaaaaagagctgatctgattggtcaaaagagcaAAGCAAAAATATCTTAATTGGGCctcctgtgtaaacgcagcctacaGAAACAGTTGCTCGATCATAAGTCTTTTTGTGTTTCCCCGCATCCCATCTCCTCGTCTCTTTCCCAACCGTATTGGAGGAGAGGGTCCAAAGTCCCTCCCTTCTGACGTTCTTCTTGAATGTATTTACAGAAAGTGGCAGAGAGGAAGGACGGGGGGGGGACTAAGGAAAGATTGAGAAAGTCAACACATTTCTCCTAAAAGATACTTGAGGGACATAACTCAAAGGGCAGTCTGAATACAATAAAACAAGCTGCTAGTCAATAGTGTTTGTTGAGGCTGCGTTTGTATGCTTCCTCCTCCCATcagaatgagtgtgtgtgcaaTGCCATGTTTTCAGACTGTTGCAGAGCAGAGCCCTGACGCAGGGGCAGAGGAGGGAAACGTTCAGACAGTCATTCCCACACTTCAGTTTGATTTATCCAACGAGGTGGAAAAACAGCAGCACGAAGTGTCTCGCATCTTAAGGACATGCGTTGTCTTGTCATAGAAAGTGACAGTTAGCCCATAGCACACTAGTCTGCACTCTCACTCCTTGACAACAACGGGCCCCTCCCtgggtgtggtggtggttgttgctgggacactgtctgtctgtaatatgaTTATGGGGTAACGTCCCAAAAAACACCCTATTCCCcaaatgcagtgcactacttatgaccagggctTATAGATCCAAATGGAGCTTTCTTGAGAAACGTGATAGTCACAAGCTGAATCCCATATGGCATCCTATTACATATGAagtgcagtgcactactttatgaccaGGGCTTATAGATCCAAATGGAGCTTTCTTGAGAAACGTGATAGTCACAAGCTGAATCCCATATGGCATCCTATTACATATgaagtgtagtgcactactttatgaccaGGGCTTATAAGATCCAAATGGAGCTTTCTTGAGAAACGTGATAGTCACAAGCTTGAATCCCATATGGCATCCTATTACATATGAAgtgtagtgcgctacttttgaccaaggcccataggtctctggtgaaaggt includes:
- the LOC110485508 gene encoding peroxisome proliferator-activated receptor gamma coactivator-related protein 1 isoform X1, with amino-acid sequence MATLLAIAERSHVRICKMAAQWRGKDELIITGNTEFLTANTFNEAVLGKGEVSDLDMDTHSCLDPSILAMFEDSAVAVETRSRLDEESESTLLTALTEILDSVDDETLSPFDTLPDTGLFSDQRLRDNSPLRRLLSLTRSPPDKEALFRSIKTPSSSSSPSSSVGKVETVIPDRPWRTRLTPRAQGSSTSIQRSDGEEEEEGGGKVHIHSPPQGFNLTNQDSGELSLDRSEVRALNSVEKDHGYSSTVSLVDLVKLMHPYCLRVCLDEEGKDWVGTSRQEASSLGERSADQSVPLEGEVWRYTKPGSEESDEEIDVDGSDDECPSVGGMKDEKEGDGEQGSKGEEVKQLKSLLVKWDGPKEGQKTKNKKRVTFGPVRVTSYELPAADEPDLNVLPDLSELTSQIPIFDFNTKTTTISLTTSSPESSAASSKDNHHQVVTDLSERTGDTSSSEPPPQRGESKPRPALSLQQYRLLRQQRLPLVGKPENYTTKWPSLPETPTELPPIPYLQGPKYNMWGPTTTHPTHHYLGSKTGGDVSGFKPISKTRTKMVSPACPSKPGKAIGINGSKPVRSGTKTPPTSSALKPKRNSMEAKSANYVGVLKPIWTETISPASPLPSPNLNSNSVAGLDQNRTSPEKSAVVVSSDPPNPVLVPLPGTRPSLDGFDRSRGTNQEKQEQEQSLPPSTTQESPAPTPKMVFCNRDPSLKSTSLLLEIQRRFSTKQPSRKALHTQNTAETTKQGDQPRSLSPGKGIETVPEGSKFSPSAPVMASPSSRTVPEGSKFSPSAPVMASPSSSPSVHPPTHAVTPYPEMERAKRLALGNLPYVRLSTSPESNTCIQTTTCGTGIQATDLTSLLERFEETQAKEETESEPEGSPDRSPVRDEEPSNNTEGMLTLLGAYLLSTQDKLCLPAPTGFPELVNTLEPLRTPEPLRTLEPFRTPGPLRTPGPLRTPGPLRTPGPLRTPEPLRTPEPLRTPGPLRTPEPLRTPEPLRTPEPLRTPGPLRTPGPLRTPEPLRTPGPLRTPEPLRTLERCDTQEPLSTQNVLSTQEQAPAQPRWKPLTPVAPQRKQPATPKPLPHKAIQIINPRPLPPKKAHPLPPKPPVTPPEFQTPVSVSSDHDYCLSQDQPGSNTTMLCSKRQTILPDHQPIPNPSSVPGTQNSGKYLWQQQPVDSRTVPETQLPSDSAPPSTESSPSRTDAITAGETQEERTNPCIPSPPSPSPPARGRRSSRRYRTRSSCSDSSSRSPSSSSSSSSSSSRSRSRSPPRKRFCPRRSESSSSSSCSSSVSRSPVPCRYRLPYPQSWNRSRSTSKSWTQSGSRSRSRSPTTLAYSRTQRRRDCYSSNNVRDSRKRKRQQDMRNQKLKAIDERRVVYVGRIQRTMMHAELRERFSLFGEVEECTLHFRDRGDHYGFVTFYNMKDAFAAIENGYKLRRPDELPFDLCFGGRRQFCKSTYADLDSNREEEEPTPAKNEEEELDFDTLLKQAQKGLKR